From the genome of Prevotella herbatica, one region includes:
- a CDS encoding glutamate synthase subunit beta, whose translation MGNPKAFLSVPRKEAGYRPIHDRIHDYGEVEQTLNSNDRRTQASRCMDCGVPFCHWACPLGNKPPEWNDALFKGDWQLAYELLTTDNDFPEFTGRICPALCEKACVLNLMDHNPTTNREDECAIIEHAFSEDYVQPRIPSRNGKTVAVIGGGPAGLAASTRLNQLGYKVTVFEACESAGGLLRYGIPNFKLNKAIIDRRIALLEAEGIEFKYNQNIDSTKLPKGYDAYVVATGTPTARDLSIPGRELNGVYLALEMLSQQNRVLAGMQFKNNELVNAKGKDVLVIGGGDTGSDCIGTANRQGAKSVTQIEIMPKPPVGPEDPNSPWPNWPRTMKTTSSHEEGCTRRWNINSLEFLGKDGKLTGVKVQEITWEPNPEGGRPIMKPVGKPEIIKADMVLLAMGFLKPQHPQFQDNVFVVGDAANGASLVVRALASGRDIAEEIDRKLSH comes from the coding sequence ATGGGAAATCCAAAAGCATTTCTATCCGTGCCACGTAAAGAGGCAGGATATAGACCAATCCACGATAGAATCCATGACTATGGTGAAGTGGAACAAACACTTAACAGTAACGACCGCCGAACACAAGCTTCACGCTGTATGGACTGCGGTGTCCCATTCTGTCATTGGGCTTGTCCATTAGGTAACAAACCACCAGAGTGGAATGATGCCTTGTTCAAAGGCGATTGGCAGCTTGCATATGAATTGCTGACCACAGATAATGACTTTCCTGAGTTTACAGGACGTATTTGTCCTGCATTGTGCGAGAAGGCCTGCGTGTTGAATCTTATGGACCACAATCCTACGACAAACCGCGAAGATGAGTGTGCAATTATTGAGCATGCATTCTCTGAAGACTACGTGCAGCCACGCATCCCAAGTCGCAACGGAAAGACGGTGGCTGTGATTGGTGGAGGTCCTGCTGGACTTGCTGCTTCAACACGACTGAATCAGCTTGGTTACAAGGTCACAGTTTTTGAAGCTTGTGAGAGTGCTGGTGGATTGCTTAGATATGGTATTCCTAACTTTAAGCTGAACAAAGCTATCATAGATCGTAGAATTGCTCTTCTTGAAGCTGAAGGTATAGAATTTAAGTACAATCAGAATATAGACTCAACAAAATTGCCTAAGGGTTATGATGCTTATGTTGTTGCCACAGGTACACCAACGGCTCGTGATTTAAGTATTCCTGGGCGCGAACTCAATGGTGTTTACTTAGCCCTTGAAATGCTTTCACAACAAAATAGAGTCCTTGCAGGAATGCAGTTCAAAAATAATGAACTAGTAAATGCTAAGGGTAAAGATGTTCTTGTGATTGGTGGTGGTGATACTGGTAGTGACTGTATTGGAACAGCTAACAGACAAGGTGCTAAAAGTGTAACACAGATAGAGATTATGCCTAAGCCTCCTGTTGGACCTGAAGATCCAAATAGTCCATGGCCTAATTGGCCTCGCACAATGAAGACAACATCAAGTCATGAGGAAGGATGCACACGTCGTTGGAATATTAACTCATTGGAATTCCTCGGTAAAGATGGAAAACTTACAGGAGTAAAAGTACAGGAAATAACATGGGAACCCAACCCTGAAGGAGGGCGTCCAATAATGAAGCCTGTTGGAAAACCTGAGATAATAAAGGCTGACATGGTATTGCTGGCAATGGGATTCTTAAAGCCACAGCATCCGCAGTTCCAAGACAATGTTTTCGTTGTTGGAGATGCTGCCAATGGTGCAAGTCTTGTTGTAAGAGCTCTTGCCAGTGGCAGAGATATTGCAGAAGAAATAGACCGCAAGTTGTCACACTAA
- a CDS encoding inorganic phosphate transporter, protein MVTIYFCIVVFLLSLAVFDLFVGVSNDAVNFLQSAIGAKVAKFRTVLIIASFGVVVGAIMSSGMMDVARHGIIMPSQYSFEEVMTIFLAVMVTDVIILDVFNTLGMPTSTTVSLVFELLGGAFVIATIKMISDGNLGYGMLLNSDKALSVIIAIFVSVVIAFIFGVIVMWLSRLMFTFNYKHQSQILTVVFGGIAFTALSYFIFLKGVGKSPYLSASVSNYISANTGMLIVYTFVVSTIIMQIMHWLGCNIFKFVVLMGTFALAMAFAGNDLVNFIGVPLAGLDSFNDFVANANGASASSFHMGSLMASAKTPPLYLLAAGVIMIIAMAKSKKAHNVIKTSVDLSRQDEGDEMFGSSKAARSIVRFTQNSNNFILKALPVCVTKWVDSRFNKRDVILENENAAFDIVRAAVNLVLASMLITIGTNYKLPLSTTYVTFMVAMGSSLADRAWSRESAVFRVTGVISVIGGWFITAGLAFIACAFVCVAMYYGGIIAKVVFMVAVIITLIRSNRNFSRKSKETEDEDNAFRLMMRSNDPEIVWDLLRNHVSRTQSYVNRFALSQYNKIVEGLAEENVRELGKCTKQLKTEQQTLKKYRRQEMLALKKLPFDIAIERNTWFHLGANSDQQFIYSLRRMLEPIKEHVDNNFNPLPAGYITEYINISHKVNDLMKQSEAQISTGRYDNYRVILSEADTLKNQLSALRKIHIDRIQCSDDDSEMQINMVYLNLLQETQEFMSAMRHQLRAAKKFIDN, encoded by the coding sequence GTGGTAACAATATATTTTTGTATTGTCGTATTTCTGCTAAGTTTAGCAGTATTCGACCTCTTCGTTGGAGTGAGCAATGATGCTGTAAACTTTTTACAGTCAGCAATAGGTGCTAAAGTTGCTAAGTTCAGGACAGTACTTATCATAGCGTCATTTGGCGTTGTGGTAGGAGCAATAATGTCTTCGGGTATGATGGATGTTGCTCGCCATGGAATTATTATGCCTAGTCAATATTCATTTGAAGAGGTAATGACAATATTTCTTGCAGTAATGGTCACTGACGTAATCATTCTTGATGTTTTTAATACACTCGGAATGCCTACGTCTACTACGGTTTCGCTAGTGTTTGAACTTCTTGGCGGAGCATTTGTAATAGCTACGATAAAGATGATTTCAGACGGAAATCTAGGCTATGGAATGCTTCTCAATAGCGATAAAGCTCTGAGTGTGATAATAGCTATTTTTGTCTCTGTGGTAATAGCTTTTATATTTGGTGTAATTGTAATGTGGCTTTCGCGACTGATGTTTACATTCAACTACAAACACCAGTCGCAAATATTGACTGTGGTATTTGGAGGAATAGCTTTCACTGCTCTTTCATATTTTATTTTTCTGAAAGGAGTCGGAAAAAGCCCGTATCTAAGTGCCTCAGTAAGCAATTATATCAGTGCCAACACGGGAATGCTGATCGTATATACATTCGTAGTTTCAACTATTATTATGCAGATAATGCATTGGTTGGGATGTAATATATTCAAGTTCGTTGTATTAATGGGAACGTTTGCTCTTGCAATGGCTTTTGCTGGTAACGACCTTGTGAATTTCATCGGAGTACCGCTTGCTGGACTTGATTCATTCAATGATTTCGTGGCAAATGCCAATGGAGCCTCGGCAAGTTCTTTTCACATGGGCTCACTAATGGCTAGTGCAAAAACTCCTCCACTATACCTACTTGCTGCTGGAGTCATAATGATTATAGCAATGGCTAAATCAAAGAAGGCACACAATGTGATAAAGACTTCTGTAGATTTGAGTCGACAAGACGAGGGTGACGAGATGTTTGGAAGTTCCAAAGCAGCAAGGTCAATAGTTCGATTTACGCAAAATTCAAATAATTTTATATTAAAGGCTTTACCAGTATGCGTTACTAAATGGGTAGATAGTAGATTCAATAAGCGAGACGTGATTCTTGAAAACGAAAATGCAGCCTTTGACATTGTGAGGGCGGCAGTTAATCTTGTGCTTGCATCAATGCTAATAACTATAGGTACAAATTATAAGTTGCCGCTTTCAACGACTTATGTGACATTTATGGTTGCAATGGGATCAAGCCTTGCTGACAGAGCGTGGAGTAGGGAAAGTGCTGTGTTTAGAGTAACTGGTGTTATAAGTGTTATCGGTGGATGGTTTATCACTGCAGGATTGGCTTTTATTGCATGTGCTTTTGTCTGTGTGGCAATGTATTATGGTGGAATAATAGCCAAGGTTGTATTTATGGTTGCCGTGATAATAACTCTTATTCGCTCAAATCGCAATTTCTCACGCAAGTCAAAAGAGACCGAGGATGAGGATAACGCCTTCCGTTTGATGATGCGTTCAAATGATCCTGAAATAGTGTGGGATTTACTTCGCAACCATGTTAGCCGCACACAGAGCTATGTAAATAGATTTGCATTAAGCCAATACAATAAAATAGTTGAGGGACTAGCAGAAGAGAATGTACGTGAATTGGGTAAATGTACTAAACAATTAAAAACAGAGCAGCAAACATTAAAGAAATATAGGCGACAGGAAATGCTTGCATTAAAGAAATTACCTTTTGATATTGCTATTGAGCGCAACACGTGGTTTCATCTTGGAGCTAATTCTGATCAACAGTTTATTTACAGCCTTCGTCGTATGCTTGAACCTATAAAGGAACATGTAGACAATAACTTCAATCCACTTCCTGCAGGATACATTACTGAATATATCAATATAAGTCATAAGGTAAACGATTTGATGAAACAATCAGAAGCTCAGATATCTACAGGTAGATATGATAACTATCGTGTTATTCTGTCAGAGGCTGATACACTTAAAAATCAGTTGTCGGCACTTCGTAAAATCCATATTGACAGAATACAATGTAGCGACGACGACAGTGAAATGCAAATTAATATGGTTTATCTTAATTTGCTTCAGGAAACTCAGGAATTCATGAGTGCAATGAGGCATCAACTTAGAGCCGCGAAAAAGTTTATTGACAATTAG
- a CDS encoding glycosyltransferase family 2 protein: MITFSVITCTYNASSVLQRTLDSVLMQSYQNVEHLILDGASRDNTVTMIKEYIAKSDNIQNTRHRIIFTSESDKGLYDAMNKGINKATGNYLVFLNAGDVFPSSSTLETIASVVGEGEELPGVLYGNTDIVDDNGTFLRHRRLSPPSHLNWRSFLHGMLVCHQAFYARTDIAKRNNYDLHYKLSADIDWCIRVMKDAKRHNLPLRYVNTVVVNYLDGGMSIQNHKASLKERYHIMCRHYGFITTTLMHLWFVMRGIIQK; this comes from the coding sequence ATGATAACATTTTCGGTTATAACATGTACCTATAATGCTTCTTCTGTCCTTCAAAGAACTCTTGACAGTGTTTTGATGCAATCATACCAGAATGTGGAACACCTAATCCTTGATGGAGCGTCACGTGATAATACTGTGACAATGATTAAAGAATATATCGCCAAGTCTGATAATATACAAAATACAAGACACCGCATTATATTTACTTCTGAGTCCGATAAAGGTTTATATGATGCCATGAACAAGGGTATAAATAAGGCAACTGGGAATTATTTAGTCTTTTTAAATGCCGGTGACGTATTTCCGTCTTCATCCACATTGGAGACTATTGCTAGTGTGGTTGGTGAAGGTGAGGAGTTACCAGGAGTACTTTATGGTAATACAGATATAGTGGATGACAACGGAACATTTTTGCGCCATCGCCGTTTATCTCCCCCATCCCACCTCAACTGGCGGTCATTCTTGCATGGCATGTTAGTATGCCACCAGGCATTTTATGCACGTACAGATATTGCAAAGCGCAATAATTACGACCTGCATTACAAGTTATCGGCTGATATAGACTGGTGCATTAGAGTTATGAAGGATGCCAAACGTCACAACCTACCTTTAAGGTATGTAAATACCGTCGTGGTGAACTATCTTGATGGAGGTATGAGCATTCAGAATCATAAGGCATCACTTAAGGAACGTTATCATATAATGTGTAGACATTATGGATTTATCACTACTACGCTCATGCACTTGTGGTTTGTCATGCGTGGAATAATACAAAAATAA
- a CDS encoding glycosyltransferase family 4 protein, translated as MRVLIVNTSESTGGAAVAANRLMNALNNNGVKAKMLVRDKLSEEITIAGLPHKCLNQRHFLWERWCIFWHLHFSRKHLFDIDIANSGIDITSLREFKEADVIHLSWINQGMLSLKNIRKIIKSGKPIVWTMHDLWPATAICHYARGCKAFNSGCKNCRLLPGNGSNKDLAYKIWNRKKKIYTNSNIHFVTCSMWLEGQAKRSELLVGQHVTSIPNPIDTRLFYKKDKSNSRLNAGLPANKRIILFVSQKVTDERKGMEYFVEALNKLVNANPEYKENTCVAILGGHSEEIVERLPLATYPLGYINDVKRIIDIYNSSDIFVLPSLEDNLPNTIMEAMACGVPCIGFKVGGIPEMIDHQKNGYVAKFKDTQDLANGINWILNEANYDELSANAVNKVGMNYSQHSVAMRYIEVYNHAMAFKKYNI; from the coding sequence ATGAGAGTACTTATTGTAAATACAAGCGAAAGTACAGGCGGAGCAGCTGTTGCGGCCAACCGTCTTATGAACGCTCTAAATAATAATGGTGTCAAGGCAAAAATGCTTGTAAGAGATAAGCTGAGTGAAGAAATAACGATTGCCGGTCTGCCTCATAAATGCCTCAATCAAAGACATTTTCTTTGGGAGCGTTGGTGCATATTCTGGCATCTTCATTTTTCACGTAAGCATCTTTTTGATATAGATATTGCAAATTCAGGAATAGATATTACTTCACTCCGTGAATTTAAGGAAGCCGACGTTATACATCTTTCTTGGATTAATCAAGGTATGCTTTCACTTAAGAACATACGCAAAATCATAAAATCCGGTAAACCTATTGTATGGACAATGCACGATTTATGGCCTGCTACAGCTATATGCCATTATGCACGTGGATGCAAAGCTTTCAACTCTGGATGCAAAAATTGCAGACTGCTACCTGGAAATGGGTCAAACAAGGATTTAGCTTATAAGATTTGGAATAGGAAAAAGAAAATATATACAAACAGCAATATTCATTTCGTGACATGCAGTATGTGGCTGGAAGGACAAGCAAAACGAAGTGAACTATTAGTTGGACAGCATGTGACTAGCATTCCAAATCCAATAGATACAAGATTATTTTATAAAAAAGATAAAAGCAATTCTCGTTTAAATGCAGGTCTCCCGGCAAATAAACGTATCATACTTTTTGTATCACAAAAGGTTACTGACGAGCGCAAGGGTATGGAATATTTTGTTGAAGCTCTTAATAAATTAGTTAATGCCAATCCTGAATATAAAGAGAATACATGTGTGGCTATATTGGGCGGACATTCTGAAGAAATAGTAGAGCGTTTACCTCTTGCAACATACCCATTAGGATATATAAATGATGTGAAAAGAATTATCGACATTTATAATTCTTCAGATATTTTCGTTCTTCCATCTTTAGAGGATAACCTACCGAACACAATTATGGAAGCGATGGCATGCGGAGTGCCATGTATTGGTTTTAAGGTAGGTGGAATACCAGAAATGATTGATCATCAAAAAAATGGATATGTTGCAAAATTCAAAGATACACAAGATTTAGCAAATGGTATTAATTGGATTCTTAATGAAGCTAATTATGACGAACTGAGTGCTAATGCTGTTAATAAAGTTGGGATGAACTATTCACAGCATTCTGTAGCAATGAGATACATTGAAGTATATAATCATGCAATGGCATTTAAAAAATATAATATATGA
- a CDS encoding outer membrane beta-barrel family protein, producing MKKLFLLAMITLLFSGNMMAQKTTISGTLKDSIQNATEPYATIRVYKAGSLQKPIAMSLTDGDGKIKQVVDGKGAFVITFNSVGKKLVRREFTINGEPTVDLGNVYTSDDSKALKGVEIVAQKPVVKMETDKMTYNVQEDVDSKSMTLLDLMRKVPMVTVDGQDNITVNGSKSFKILVDGKENPMFQANASQIFKSIPASMVKNVEVVTNPGAKYDAEGTAGILNIKFNHDSGQKQNMDGYSGNLSATVGNKSDRTSAYIGGQQGKLTYSANATVGYQDMKDINVNLEQTKIVNGQNSVMKYNQKSDQRVPFEMGNLNLGYELDSLSSINAGIGLTSFESKINGTPFTSMEGGIYGSGHSYSNKMSTKESSVGFNGNIDYQRFFDREHKSSITLSYLFSNTPSTEKSSRNQYEPKQETGDMYSDMETNGRTHTLQVDLVNALSKNTTLNTGVKYIYRHNKSDSKYYDYKGDEQVLNADNSVKYNNDQSILAGYAEYVATMNKFSTKAGLRYEHTWENIKYPEQTGKNFKKDYGCLVPSFTLSYAMTPMSNLGLNYSMHILRPGISYLNPYVDRSDPTYISYGNPNLDVEKSHYLSLVYNMYSAKLMMNMTLGQNFCNNQIAEYSFVDKDNVLNTTRRNNTKNRWTNFNMFARWTISKTSSLMMNGSVDYGDMRSKELNCSNNGWQGSIYASLEQVLPLKIKWSLGLYAKTRDYNIQGYSGGMQFLNTSFTKQLFKDRLSLSVQYVNPMRSKLKMTSYSAGADFINRTQYSIPLHMISFTASWKFGNSNKQYGQHKSNITNDFDEKDKKGAGSGMGGVGQGVGM from the coding sequence ATGAAAAAGTTATTTTTACTAGCCATGATCACTCTGCTCTTTAGCGGAAATATGATGGCACAAAAGACTACTATCAGTGGTACATTGAAAGATTCTATTCAGAATGCTACTGAACCTTATGCTACAATACGAGTTTATAAGGCCGGAAGCTTACAGAAGCCAATAGCAATGTCGTTGACTGATGGTGACGGAAAAATTAAGCAGGTTGTTGATGGTAAGGGAGCATTTGTTATTACATTTAATTCAGTAGGTAAAAAACTTGTAAGACGTGAATTCACAATAAATGGTGAGCCAACTGTAGATTTGGGTAATGTATACACATCTGACGATTCAAAAGCATTGAAAGGGGTCGAGATTGTAGCCCAGAAACCTGTCGTTAAAATGGAAACCGACAAGATGACTTATAATGTTCAGGAAGATGTCGACTCGAAAAGTATGACTCTTCTAGATTTGATGCGCAAAGTTCCGATGGTTACTGTAGACGGTCAGGATAATATAACTGTGAATGGCTCAAAGTCATTCAAGATCCTTGTAGACGGTAAGGAAAATCCAATGTTCCAAGCAAATGCATCACAAATATTTAAGTCTATACCAGCTTCAATGGTAAAAAATGTTGAGGTTGTTACAAATCCAGGTGCAAAATATGATGCTGAGGGTACTGCTGGTATATTGAACATCAAGTTTAATCATGATTCAGGCCAAAAACAAAATATGGATGGATATAGTGGTAATTTGAGTGCAACTGTTGGCAACAAGAGTGATCGCACGTCTGCATATATTGGTGGGCAGCAAGGAAAACTCACATATAGTGCAAATGCAACTGTGGGCTATCAGGATATGAAAGATATAAATGTCAACTTAGAACAAACAAAGATTGTCAACGGTCAGAATTCAGTTATGAAATACAATCAGAAATCCGACCAGAGAGTGCCGTTTGAAATGGGAAATCTTAACTTAGGATATGAACTAGATTCCCTAAGTAGCATTAATGCCGGAATAGGACTTACATCTTTTGAATCCAAAATTAATGGAACTCCTTTCACTTCTATGGAAGGTGGAATCTATGGAAGCGGACATTCATATAGCAACAAAATGAGCACAAAAGAATCTAGCGTAGGATTTAATGGGAACATTGACTATCAGCGATTCTTCGATAGGGAGCATAAATCTTCTATAACTTTGAGTTATCTGTTTAGTAACACTCCTTCAACGGAGAAAAGCTCACGTAACCAATACGAACCAAAACAAGAAACTGGCGACATGTATTCAGACATGGAAACCAACGGACGCACACATACTTTGCAGGTAGACCTAGTGAATGCCTTATCAAAGAATACAACTCTCAATACCGGAGTAAAATATATCTATAGGCATAATAAGTCTGATTCAAAATATTATGACTATAAGGGTGATGAGCAGGTGTTGAATGCTGATAACAGTGTGAAATACAATAACGATCAGTCTATTCTTGCTGGATATGCAGAATATGTGGCTACAATGAATAAATTCAGTACAAAGGCTGGACTGAGATACGAACATACTTGGGAAAATATTAAATATCCAGAACAAACAGGAAAGAACTTCAAGAAAGACTATGGATGTCTTGTACCTTCATTTACATTAAGTTATGCGATGACTCCGATGAGTAATCTTGGCTTAAACTATTCAATGCACATACTCCGTCCTGGAATTTCTTATCTTAACCCATATGTTGATCGTTCAGACCCTACATATATATCATATGGTAATCCAAATCTTGACGTTGAAAAATCACATTATTTAAGTTTGGTTTACAATATGTATAGTGCTAAATTAATGATGAACATGACTCTTGGACAGAACTTCTGCAACAACCAAATTGCTGAATATTCTTTTGTTGACAAAGACAACGTGCTCAATACTACAAGAAGAAACAACACGAAGAACAGGTGGACAAACTTTAATATGTTTGCCCGTTGGACAATAAGTAAGACTTCAAGTCTTATGATGAACGGTTCGGTAGATTATGGAGATATGCGCTCGAAGGAACTGAATTGCAGCAACAACGGATGGCAGGGCAGTATTTATGCTAGTCTTGAGCAGGTTTTGCCACTTAAGATCAAATGGAGTCTAGGTTTATATGCTAAGACACGTGACTACAATATTCAGGGTTACAGTGGTGGAATGCAGTTCCTAAACACTTCGTTTACAAAACAGTTGTTCAAAGACAGACTTTCACTAAGCGTACAATATGTTAATCCTATGAGAAGTAAACTTAAGATGACTTCATATAGTGCAGGTGCTGACTTCATTAATAGAACTCAATATTCAATTCCTCTTCACATGATATCTTTCACTGCATCTTGGAAGTTTGGTAACAGCAATAAGCAATATGGGCAACACAAGAGCAACATAACTAATGATTTTGATGAAAAGGACAAGAAAGGTGCTGGCTCAGGAATGGGTGGAGTTGGTCAAGGTGTAGGAATGTAA
- a CDS encoding glycoside hydrolase family 43 protein, whose product MNFKNLLLSFLLLGSATMVTAQNKVKGDYGYLYCHMSDLGEWTAFAVSRDGVNYQDIIGGKPIFDSKKLARIEGGTRDAYITRTSDGKSYIMVTTDMCVAKSHKWDNYGIDLLKSNDLIHWTSVTFDYRKGQQIFCDSATAKSTYKDWSTINRVWAPQIFWDPNYTWDNGEKGGYMIYYSMLNRPEEGYDRMYYSYADKTFTKLTTPKLLFDWGYATIDADINYLPSDGKYHMLIKKEGGKPGIYTATSSKLTSGWGEPVEDDYVSFEGNKKTEGSSAFQPIGSDEWRVAYVEYSSRPHRYRICKADKNMRNFHDPVDINGVTGPQHGSFMRITKQEYNRLLNLNKLDEKK is encoded by the coding sequence ATGAATTTTAAGAATCTACTGCTGTCATTCCTGCTTCTAGGCAGTGCTACGATGGTAACAGCGCAAAACAAAGTGAAAGGTGATTACGGTTATCTTTATTGTCACATGAGTGACTTGGGAGAATGGACTGCATTTGCTGTAAGTCGCGATGGTGTAAACTATCAGGACATAATTGGTGGTAAACCTATTTTCGACTCGAAGAAACTTGCACGTATTGAGGGAGGTACTCGTGATGCATATATTACACGTACGTCTGACGGAAAATCATATATTATGGTAACTACGGATATGTGCGTGGCAAAAAGTCACAAATGGGATAACTATGGTATTGACCTCTTAAAGAGCAATGATCTTATTCACTGGACCAGTGTTACATTTGACTACAGAAAGGGACAGCAAATATTTTGTGATTCAGCAACAGCAAAAAGCACTTATAAAGATTGGTCTACTATAAATCGTGTATGGGCTCCTCAGATATTCTGGGATCCTAATTATACATGGGACAATGGCGAAAAAGGTGGATACATGATTTATTACTCAATGTTGAATAGACCTGAAGAGGGATATGACAGAATGTATTACAGCTACGCTGATAAAACTTTCACAAAGCTTACTACTCCTAAGCTACTTTTTGATTGGGGCTATGCAACTATTGATGCTGATATCAATTATTTGCCTTCAGATGGTAAGTACCATATGCTCATTAAAAAAGAAGGTGGAAAGCCTGGTATATATACCGCAACTTCTAGTAAGTTGACTTCAGGATGGGGTGAACCTGTTGAAGATGATTATGTCAGCTTTGAAGGTAACAAAAAGACAGAAGGTAGCAGTGCATTCCAACCAATAGGTAGTGATGAGTGGCGTGTAGCTTATGTAGAATACAGTAGTCGTCCACATCGTTATCGTATTTGCAAGGCTGATAAGAATATGCGCAATTTCCATGATCCTGTTGATATAAATGGTGTAACTGGACCGCAGCACGGAAGTTTTATGCGTATAACCAAGCAAGAATACAATAGGCTTCTGAATTTAAATAAGCTTGATGAAAAGAAATAA
- a CDS encoding P-II family nitrogen regulator, producing the protein MKKIEAVIRKTKFEDVKEALFAADIEWFSYYDVRGEGKRRQEHISQGVMHDTSSIERILLNIVVREKKVERTIEAVRKAAWTGKIGDGRIFIIPVDDTVRIRTGERGDLAIYNAEKEK; encoded by the coding sequence ATGAAGAAGATTGAAGCGGTTATCCGCAAGACAAAATTTGAAGACGTCAAGGAAGCTTTGTTTGCAGCCGACATTGAATGGTTTTCTTACTATGATGTAAGGGGCGAGGGAAAAAGGAGGCAAGAGCATATTAGCCAAGGCGTGATGCATGACACTAGCAGTATTGAACGCATATTGCTGAATATAGTAGTCAGGGAGAAAAAAGTTGAGCGCACTATTGAAGCTGTAAGAAAAGCAGCATGGACTGGAAAGATTGGAGACGGACGAATATTCATTATACCTGTTGACGATACCGTGAGAATACGAACAGGAGAACGTGGAGACCTAGCCATATATAATGCAGAAAAAGAAAAGTAA
- the dapF gene encoding diaminopimelate epimerase — translation MANTIHFTKMHGAGNDYIYVNTLIDMIPDPAKASIEWSKPHFGIGSDGLVLIGRPSEDSVADFSMHIYNADGSEAMMCGNASRCIGKYLYEKGFTKNTRIKLETLSGVKVLNLHLNDENKVGSVTVDMLEPMMTMTEQFTGKHPSLSSIPGAKEGVFVSMGNPHYVIFVDDIKDIDIAEYGKILERDDAFPQRCNIEFAQLVGKDKLRTRVWERGSGITWACGTGACATATAAVISGLTDRKVEIIMDGGTLNIEWNEDDGHIYMTGPAEFVFEGEIQIP, via the coding sequence ATGGCAAATACTATCCATTTCACCAAAATGCATGGAGCAGGAAACGATTATATATATGTCAATACTCTTATTGATATGATACCTGATCCTGCTAAGGCTTCAATAGAGTGGAGTAAGCCTCATTTTGGAATAGGCAGCGATGGCTTGGTTCTTATAGGAAGACCATCAGAAGATAGTGTTGCTGACTTTTCAATGCACATTTATAATGCAGATGGCTCTGAAGCCATGATGTGCGGCAACGCTAGCAGATGTATAGGGAAGTATCTATATGAAAAAGGTTTTACCAAAAATACGAGAATTAAATTAGAAACACTTTCTGGCGTGAAAGTTCTTAACCTGCATCTAAATGATGAAAATAAGGTTGGGAGTGTAACTGTAGACATGCTTGAGCCTATGATGACTATGACAGAGCAGTTTACAGGTAAGCACCCTTCTCTTTCGTCAATACCAGGCGCAAAAGAAGGTGTTTTCGTTTCTATGGGAAATCCACATTATGTGATATTTGTTGATGATATCAAAGATATTGATATAGCTGAATATGGTAAGATTCTAGAGAGAGATGATGCCTTCCCCCAGCGGTGCAATATTGAATTTGCACAACTGGTGGGCAAGGATAAACTAAGAACCAGGGTTTGGGAACGTGGAAGCGGTATCACATGGGCTTGTGGAACAGGTGCTTGTGCAACAGCTACGGCGGCTGTGATTTCAGGATTGACAGACCGTAAGGTTGAAATTATAATGGATGGAGGAACTTTGAATATAGAATGGAACGAGGATGACGGACATATATATATGACAGGTCCGGCAGAATTTGTTTTCGAAGGTGAAATTCAAATCCCATAA